The following coding sequences lie in one Sphingobium sp. KCTC 72723 genomic window:
- a CDS encoding TonB-dependent receptor has translation MKVQSRRRSQLMKILGVTTILAGLASSGFARAAEGADQAAVDPALPAAEDQGLGEIVVTATRSAQSIQKVPISMQALGAETLAERQVKGLSDFAALLPSVSFEGIGPGRNTAFFRGIVPAGGAYASVGYYLNDIPITGTEVPDIHAYDLERVEALAGPQGTLYGAGSLAGTIRLITNKPKLGKFEFGYDVEANKYGKGDFGGQIESYINVPMTDTMAVRAMGYYRRDGGYIDNTPNNGLLNNGAPAVYTLGDNNPATSFALNNADIARDDYNTIREFGGRLQLLWEPVDGWSVSPEITAQKQVANGYFGFDPRVGDLEVHDYDQTKNDDRWYQAALSIHGHIGDWDVVSATGYFKRRTRTLNDYTYYTVTYDGFGAGYDSYLQFFDNCTGSGAAQKCSLIDPTQFYHADTHRDKFTQELRLSTPKDWPFELTLGGFYQRQKNETNTYYSIRGLDRITGYTATGGGDVPGGLIGVPARFGIAYDDDGNPFFDTSDIINPNGNPLGTMLLGTQAVKGDGFYITEQNQLYHDKAIFAEGHYNITPTLKLTGGLRYFWTDYAVKGFAGVAGSAANTVTSVFVPTGVMGCPTPLPAERLQCLNTNFRAADQTGRYKEKGETHKVALDWQFQPDKMVYFNYSTGFRPGGFNRPLRIRNFGPVDVAPFQSETLTNFELGVKTTWNNMFRFNAAVYFEKWNNIQYGVVVSGAQGAGMTGNAGKAEVKGIEYDADLKLGKFTISTSGAYNDATLKGNFCNFALDRTTSTISQLATCTLGQDVPDSSPPTPQVAAADGTRLPRQPRFKGTTSIRYDTYMGDYAAYIQGAALYQTGATQDLNVDNNTLLGNTKGFISFDFSGGIKKDSWSLTLFLQNAFDKRGELTKNTFCSIDFCSGSSRTFAIKPQFFGVRFGQKF, from the coding sequence ATGAAAGTCCAGTCTCGTCGCCGGTCGCAGCTGATGAAGATATTGGGGGTGACTACCATCCTGGCGGGGCTTGCCTCCTCCGGCTTTGCGCGTGCCGCAGAAGGCGCCGATCAGGCCGCCGTCGATCCGGCCTTGCCCGCCGCCGAGGATCAGGGGCTGGGCGAAATCGTGGTGACGGCAACGCGCAGCGCGCAGAGCATCCAGAAGGTGCCGATTTCCATGCAGGCGCTGGGCGCCGAAACGCTGGCCGAACGGCAGGTCAAGGGCTTGAGCGATTTCGCCGCCCTGTTGCCGTCGGTATCTTTCGAAGGGATCGGGCCGGGCCGCAACACGGCGTTTTTCCGTGGCATCGTACCGGCAGGCGGCGCTTATGCCTCGGTCGGCTATTATCTGAACGACATACCGATCACCGGGACCGAAGTGCCGGACATTCACGCCTATGATCTGGAACGGGTCGAAGCGCTGGCGGGGCCGCAAGGCACGCTTTATGGCGCAGGGTCGCTGGCCGGCACCATCCGCCTGATCACCAACAAGCCCAAGCTGGGCAAATTCGAATTCGGCTATGACGTCGAAGCCAATAAATATGGCAAGGGCGATTTTGGCGGCCAGATTGAATCCTACATCAACGTGCCGATGACCGACACTATGGCCGTGCGCGCGATGGGATATTATCGGCGCGATGGCGGCTATATCGACAACACGCCCAACAACGGCCTGCTCAACAATGGCGCACCGGCCGTCTACACGCTGGGCGACAATAATCCGGCGACCAGTTTCGCGCTGAACAATGCCGACATCGCCAGGGATGATTATAATACGATTCGGGAATTTGGCGGTCGGCTGCAATTGCTGTGGGAGCCGGTCGATGGCTGGTCAGTCTCGCCGGAAATCACGGCGCAAAAGCAGGTCGCCAATGGCTATTTCGGGTTCGATCCGCGCGTCGGCGACCTGGAAGTCCATGATTATGACCAGACCAAGAATGACGATCGCTGGTATCAGGCCGCATTGTCCATCCACGGCCATATCGGCGATTGGGACGTCGTGTCCGCCACCGGCTATTTCAAACGCCGCACGCGCACGCTCAACGACTATACCTATTATACCGTCACCTATGACGGGTTCGGCGCGGGTTATGATAGCTATCTGCAATTTTTCGACAATTGCACCGGGTCAGGCGCGGCGCAGAAATGTTCGCTGATCGACCCGACGCAATTTTATCATGCCGACACGCATCGCGACAAGTTCACGCAGGAATTGCGCCTGTCGACGCCCAAGGACTGGCCATTCGAATTGACGCTGGGCGGTTTCTACCAGCGGCAGAAGAATGAAACGAACACCTATTATTCGATCCGCGGGCTGGATAGGATTACAGGCTATACCGCGACCGGCGGCGGCGATGTGCCGGGCGGGCTGATCGGCGTGCCGGCGCGCTTTGGCATTGCGTATGATGACGACGGCAATCCGTTCTTCGACACCAGCGATATCATCAACCCCAACGGCAATCCGCTCGGCACGATGCTGCTGGGGACGCAGGCCGTGAAGGGTGATGGCTTCTACATCACCGAACAGAACCAGCTTTATCATGACAAGGCGATCTTTGCCGAGGGCCATTATAATATCACGCCCACGCTCAAGCTGACCGGCGGGCTGCGCTATTTCTGGACCGATTATGCCGTGAAGGGCTTTGCCGGTGTGGCGGGGTCCGCCGCTAACACCGTGACGTCGGTCTTTGTCCCCACCGGGGTAATGGGTTGTCCGACGCCGCTGCCCGCCGAACGGCTGCAATGTCTGAACACCAATTTCCGCGCCGCCGACCAGACCGGCCGTTACAAGGAAAAGGGCGAAACCCACAAGGTGGCGCTGGATTGGCAGTTCCAGCCGGACAAGATGGTCTATTTCAACTATTCGACCGGCTTTCGTCCCGGCGGGTTCAACCGGCCGTTGCGCATCCGCAATTTCGGCCCGGTCGATGTTGCGCCATTCCAGTCCGAAACGCTCACCAATTTCGAACTGGGGGTCAAGACGACGTGGAACAACATGTTCCGCTTCAATGCGGCGGTCTATTTCGAGAAGTGGAACAACATCCAATATGGCGTGGTGGTGTCGGGCGCGCAGGGCGCTGGCATGACCGGCAATGCGGGCAAGGCAGAGGTGAAGGGCATCGAATATGATGCCGACCTGAAACTGGGCAAATTTACGATCTCGACATCGGGCGCGTATAATGATGCGACGCTGAAGGGCAATTTCTGCAACTTCGCGCTGGACCGCACGACATCCACCATCTCTCAGCTGGCGACCTGCACGCTTGGACAGGATGTGCCGGACTCCAGCCCGCCCACGCCGCAGGTGGCCGCCGCAGATGGCACGCGCCTGCCGCGCCAGCCCAGGTTCAAGGGTACGACGTCGATCCGATACGACACCTATATGGGTGATTATGCGGCCTATATTCAGGGGGCTGCACTGTATCAGACCGGAGCGACGCAGGATCTGAACGTCGATAATAATACGCTGCTGGGCAATACGAAGGGCTTTATCAGCTTTGATTTTTCCGGCGGGATCAAGAAGGACAGTTGGAGCCTGACCCTGTTCCTGCAAAATGCCTTCGACAAGCGTGGCGAGTTGACGAAAAACACCTTCTGCTCGATCGATTTCTGTTCGGGATCGTCGCGGACCTTCGCCATCAAGCCGCAATTCTTCGGCGTCCGCTTCGGACAGAAATTCTAA
- a CDS encoding tetratricopeptide repeat-containing sulfotransferase family protein, whose protein sequence is MDTVSGNAGMSTRPVPAEEALARATAILDAQPDAALAQAQAILEKMPGLPPAELLVAQALRRMGQPRAARDQLAALSLRHPRVPAILWELAQAARDAGNVDQALAALDRLTRQQPGVSGGWFLMASLLRRAGRTDDAWRADLSGVHAAARDRDLLDAAMAMHDDRLDAAEAMLDARLARLPDDPSTIRLLGEVHWRRGDMVRALALVERAVDVAPGFDLARDFLIRLLLQNNRLADALVHADILATSPLKNPGYDLIRASVLVRLGDQDGACAIYRHLLAQKPEQPQVWQNLGHALKTLGQQADAVHAYRQAVSHQPAMGEAWWSLANLKTVRLDAADVAAMRGALATLDSDPAERQEDIFHLHFSLGKALEDAHDHAAAFRHYDRGNRIRRTMIRHDAAEFSAEVAATRTCFTSAFIARQGAGGCPAPDPIFIVGLPRSGSTLVEQILSSHSHVEGTMELPDMMMIASRLASRVDDGEFPDFATMIASLTPADRTRLGEEYVDRTRVHRHADTPHFIDKMPNNWQHVGLIRLILPNARIIDARRHPMACCFSGWKQHFARGQAFSYDLDDIARYYRDYAALMAAFDAAAPGHVHRVIYEQMVADTPGEVARLLDYLRLPFEDGCLAFWTNNRAVRTASSEQVRQPIFTDGVDYWKHFAPWLGPLEQALGPLITEYPPKSALS, encoded by the coding sequence ATGGACACTGTTTCGGGCAATGCCGGCATGTCGACCCGCCCCGTTCCTGCGGAGGAGGCGCTGGCCCGCGCGACAGCGATATTGGACGCACAGCCCGACGCCGCGCTGGCGCAGGCACAGGCCATTCTTGAAAAGATGCCCGGCCTCCCCCCTGCCGAACTGCTCGTCGCGCAGGCGTTGCGGCGCATGGGCCAGCCCAGGGCCGCACGCGACCAGCTCGCCGCGCTCTCCCTGCGCCACCCGCGCGTGCCGGCGATCCTGTGGGAACTGGCGCAGGCCGCACGCGATGCGGGCAATGTCGACCAGGCGCTGGCCGCGCTCGATCGCCTGACCCGGCAGCAACCGGGCGTGTCGGGCGGATGGTTCCTGATGGCCAGCCTGTTGCGCCGGGCCGGGCGGACGGACGACGCATGGCGGGCCGACCTGTCGGGCGTCCATGCCGCCGCGCGCGACCGCGACCTGCTCGACGCGGCGATGGCGATGCACGACGACCGGCTCGACGCCGCAGAAGCGATGCTGGACGCCCGGCTCGCGCGCCTGCCCGACGATCCTTCGACGATCCGGCTGCTGGGCGAAGTCCATTGGCGGCGCGGCGACATGGTGCGGGCGCTGGCGCTGGTCGAACGTGCGGTCGATGTCGCCCCCGGCTTCGACCTTGCCCGCGACTTCCTCATCCGCCTGCTGCTTCAGAATAACCGGCTGGCCGATGCGCTGGTCCATGCCGACATTCTCGCCACCTCCCCGCTCAAAAACCCCGGTTACGACCTGATCCGCGCGTCGGTGCTGGTGCGGCTGGGCGATCAGGACGGTGCCTGCGCCATCTATCGGCACCTGCTGGCGCAAAAGCCCGAACAGCCGCAGGTCTGGCAGAATCTGGGCCACGCGCTCAAGACGCTGGGGCAGCAGGCCGACGCCGTCCACGCCTATCGCCAGGCCGTGTCCCATCAACCGGCCATGGGCGAAGCCTGGTGGAGCCTCGCCAACCTCAAGACCGTCAGGCTGGACGCGGCCGACGTTGCGGCCATGCGCGGCGCGCTCGCTACGCTGGATAGCGACCCGGCCGAACGGCAGGAGGATATCTTCCACCTCCATTTCTCGCTGGGCAAGGCGCTGGAAGATGCGCACGATCATGCAGCGGCCTTCCGCCATTATGATCGCGGCAACCGCATCCGCCGCACGATGATCCGCCACGACGCCGCCGAATTTTCCGCCGAAGTCGCCGCCACGCGCACCTGCTTCACCAGCGCCTTCATCGCGCGGCAGGGCGCAGGCGGCTGCCCCGCGCCCGACCCGATCTTCATCGTCGGCCTGCCCCGATCCGGCTCGACGCTGGTGGAACAGATTCTGTCCAGCCACAGCCATGTGGAAGGGACGATGGAACTGCCCGACATGATGATGATCGCCAGCCGCCTGGCTTCACGGGTCGACGACGGCGAATTTCCCGATTTCGCGACCATGATCGCGTCGCTGACCCCCGCCGACCGCACGCGCCTGGGTGAGGAATATGTCGATCGCACCCGCGTCCACCGCCATGCCGACACACCCCACTTCATCGACAAGATGCCCAACAACTGGCAGCATGTCGGCCTGATCCGGCTGATCCTGCCCAATGCCCGCATCATCGACGCGCGCCGCCATCCGATGGCCTGCTGCTTTTCGGGCTGGAAACAGCATTTCGCGCGCGGGCAGGCGTTCAGCTACGATCTTGACGACATCGCCCGCTATTATCGTGACTATGCCGCGCTGATGGCCGCATTCGACGCCGCAGCCCCCGGCCATGTCCATCGCGTCATCTACGAACAAATGGTCGCCGACACGCCGGGCGAAGTCGCGCGCCTGCTCGACTATCTGCGCCTGCCGTTCGAGGATGGCTGCCTTGCCTTCTGGACCAACAACCGCGCCGTCCGCACCGCCAGTTCCGAACAGGTGCGCCAGCCGATCTTCACCGACGGGGTCGATTACTGGAAGCATTTTGCCCCATGGCTCGGCCCGCTCGAACAGGCGCTGGGTCCGCTCATTACCGAATATCCGCCCAAATCCGCGCTTTCCTGA
- the lptB gene encoding LPS export ABC transporter ATP-binding protein, whose translation MHDVTTQERPHQSAHPLAPQEVGEGLSVISIAKSYDKRVVLSDVSLTVGKGEVVGLLGPNGAGKTTCFYSVMGLVRPDRGRIILDGQDITGLPMYRRAILGLGYLPQETSIFRGLTVAQNISAVLELAEPDKAARAARLEQLLGEFGLTRLRDSAAMALSGGERRRCEIARALAANPSIVLLDEPFAGIDPLSIADIRDLVKDLKTRGIGVLITDHNVRETLEIVDRACIIYGGQMLFAGSPTELVANAEVRRLYLGENFSL comes from the coding sequence ATGCACGACGTAACGACCCAGGAACGGCCCCACCAGTCGGCCCACCCCCTCGCCCCGCAGGAAGTGGGCGAAGGACTGTCGGTCATTTCCATCGCCAAAAGCTATGACAAGCGTGTCGTCCTGTCCGACGTATCGCTGACCGTGGGCAAGGGCGAAGTCGTCGGCCTGCTCGGTCCCAATGGCGCGGGCAAGACGACCTGCTTCTATTCGGTCATGGGCCTGGTCCGTCCCGATCGCGGCCGCATCATTTTGGACGGTCAGGATATTACCGGCCTGCCCATGTATCGCCGCGCGATATTGGGTCTGGGCTATCTGCCGCAGGAAACCTCCATCTTTCGCGGCCTTACCGTGGCGCAGAATATCAGTGCGGTGCTGGAACTGGCCGAACCGGACAAGGCGGCCCGCGCCGCGCGCCTCGAACAGTTGCTGGGCGAATTTGGCCTGACCCGCCTGCGCGATTCCGCCGCGATGGCGCTGTCGGGCGGCGAACGCCGTCGCTGCGAAATCGCCCGTGCGCTCGCCGCCAACCCGTCCATCGTGCTGCTGGACGAACCGTTCGCGGGCATCGACCCGCTCTCCATCGCCGACATTCGCGATCTGGTGAAGGATCTCAAGACACGCGGCATCGGCGTCCTCATCACGGACCATAATGTCCGCGAAACGCTCGAAATCGTTGATCGCGCCTGCATCATCTATGGCGGCCAGATGCTGTTTGCCGGCAGCCCGACCGAACTGGTCGCCAATGCCGAAGTGCGCCGCCTCTATCTGGGCGAGAATTTCTCGCTTTGA
- the rpoN gene encoding RNA polymerase factor sigma-54 — protein MALGPRLDIRQSQSLVMTPQLQQAIKLLALSNLEIEAFVAGELEKNPLLDHGGPDDSAPAPDGIDRDVERPTLAAETGASDDLIAQGLGGTDSPLDVDHGAATFIDDGPADRMASGPGTGSGSGSDMASSSYADDAPDFDSFAAPDASLQEHLMDQARAALSGIDLIVAAQLIGQISEAGYLEANLLATAHALGLPLCDVERVLGVIHTFDPTGIGARTLAECLTLQAKEANRYDPCIARLLANLDLLAKGALPQLRRICAVDEEDLADMIAELRSYDPKPGLQFSSDRAAPVTPDLFVRATRDGWSIEVNSATLPRVLVNRTYYVELASGPQDKAAKAWLADCLASANWLVKALDQRQRTIIKVASEIVRQQEDFFHKGVAHLKPLTLKAVADAIEMHESTVSRVTSNKYLSCPRGQYELKYFFTSGISNAQGDGSVSAEAVKSHIKALIAAEEPHAILSDDTLVDLLRAKGMDIARRTVAKYREALGIGSSVQRRRQKALKGKAA, from the coding sequence ATGGCGCTCGGTCCACGCCTCGACATTCGTCAAAGCCAGTCGCTGGTGATGACGCCGCAGCTTCAGCAGGCCATCAAGCTGCTGGCGCTCTCCAACCTTGAGATCGAGGCGTTCGTCGCGGGCGAGCTGGAAAAAAACCCGCTGCTCGACCATGGCGGTCCTGACGATTCCGCGCCCGCGCCCGACGGCATCGACCGCGATGTCGAACGCCCGACACTGGCCGCCGAAACCGGCGCAAGCGACGATCTGATCGCGCAGGGGCTGGGCGGCACCGACAGCCCGCTCGATGTCGATCATGGCGCCGCGACCTTCATCGACGATGGCCCGGCCGACCGCATGGCCAGCGGACCGGGAACCGGCTCCGGCAGCGGGTCCGACATGGCCAGCAGCAGCTATGCCGACGACGCGCCCGACTTCGACAGTTTCGCCGCGCCCGACGCCAGCCTTCAGGAACATCTGATGGATCAGGCGCGCGCCGCCTTGTCCGGCATCGACCTGATCGTCGCGGCGCAACTGATCGGCCAGATCAGCGAAGCGGGCTATCTGGAGGCGAACCTGCTTGCTACGGCCCATGCGCTGGGCCTGCCGCTATGTGACGTCGAACGGGTGCTGGGCGTCATCCACACATTCGACCCCACCGGCATCGGCGCGCGCACCCTGGCCGAATGTCTTACCCTGCAAGCGAAGGAAGCCAACCGCTACGACCCCTGCATCGCTCGCCTGCTAGCCAATCTGGACCTGCTGGCCAAGGGCGCACTGCCGCAACTGCGCCGCATCTGCGCCGTGGATGAGGAGGATCTGGCCGACATGATCGCCGAACTGCGCAGTTACGATCCCAAGCCCGGCCTGCAATTTTCCAGCGATCGCGCCGCGCCCGTCACCCCCGACCTGTTCGTGCGCGCCACCCGCGACGGGTGGAGCATAGAGGTCAATAGCGCCACTTTGCCCCGCGTCCTCGTCAACCGCACCTATTATGTCGAACTGGCCAGCGGCCCACAGGACAAGGCGGCCAAGGCATGGCTCGCCGACTGCCTCGCCAGCGCCAACTGGCTGGTAAAAGCACTCGACCAGCGGCAACGCACGATCATCAAGGTCGCCAGCGAAATCGTGCGCCAACAGGAAGATTTCTTCCACAAGGGCGTGGCGCATCTGAAACCGCTGACCCTCAAAGCCGTGGCCGACGCGATCGAAATGCACGAATCCACGGTCAGCCGCGTAACCTCCAACAAATATCTCTCTTGCCCGCGCGGCCAATATGAACTCAAATATTTCTTCACCAGCGGCATATCGAACGCGCAAGGCGACGGCTCCGTCTCGGCCGAAGCGGTCAAAAGCCACATCAAGGCATTGATCGCTGCCGAAGAACCCCATGCCATCCTGTCCGACGACACGCTGGTCGACCTGCTCCGCGCCAAGGGCATGGACATAGCAAGGCGCACCGTCGCCAAATATCGCGAGGCACTTGGGATAGGCTCGTCGGTGCAGAGACGACGGCAAAAGGCGCTGAAGGGGAAAGCGGCTTAG
- a CDS encoding D-amino-acid transaminase, producing MSIAYLNGAFLPLDQARISPLDRGFLFADGIYEVAAVIYGKLVDSASHLTRLRRSAAALGIAVPLPDDAIEAVQKRLIADNGLNEGLVYLQLTRGADTSRDFLPGPALQPTLFLFTQDKPFLDTPAVRTGIAVATMPDLRWARRDIKSTGLLAQAMAKQAARDAGAQEAWMVEDGFVTEGASSTAFIVAQEGIVTRPYSNAVLAGCTGAALTALAQEMGLAVVRRPFTVAEALAAQEAFITSASTLCQSVVRIDGQPIGDGTPGPVAMRLRALYIAFARATSV from the coding sequence ATGTCGATCGCCTATCTGAACGGTGCCTTCCTCCCCCTCGATCAGGCGCGGATTTCGCCGCTGGACCGGGGTTTCCTGTTCGCCGACGGCATTTATGAAGTCGCGGCCGTCATCTATGGCAAGCTGGTCGACAGCGCCAGCCACCTCACGCGCCTGCGCCGCTCCGCTGCTGCGCTCGGCATTGCGGTTCCCCTGCCCGACGACGCGATCGAAGCAGTGCAGAAACGGTTGATCGCCGACAATGGCCTTAACGAAGGCCTCGTCTATCTCCAGCTGACGCGCGGCGCGGATACCAGCCGCGACTTCCTGCCCGGACCCGCCCTGCAACCGACCCTGTTCCTGTTCACGCAGGACAAGCCGTTCCTCGACACGCCTGCCGTGCGCACCGGCATTGCGGTGGCGACCATGCCCGACCTGCGCTGGGCGCGGCGTGACATCAAAAGCACCGGACTTCTGGCGCAGGCCATGGCCAAGCAGGCGGCACGCGACGCGGGCGCGCAGGAAGCCTGGATGGTCGAGGATGGCTTCGTCACCGAAGGTGCCTCCTCCACTGCCTTCATCGTCGCGCAAGAAGGCATCGTGACGCGCCCTTACAGCAATGCCGTGCTGGCGGGCTGCACCGGCGCGGCGCTGACCGCGCTGGCGCAGGAAATGGGCCTTGCCGTCGTCCGCCGCCCCTTCACCGTTGCAGAGGCACTTGCTGCGCAGGAAGCGTTCATCACCAGCGCCTCGACCCTGTGCCAGTCGGTGGTGCGGATCGACGGGCAGCCGATTGGCGATGGCACGCCCGGCCCGGTCGCGATGCGGCTGCGTGCGCTCTACATCGCTTTCGCGCGGGCGACCTCCGTCTGA
- a CDS encoding winged helix DNA-binding protein, whose protein sequence is MMDDFSYSLPAETSQQPIGTRDDRASLLVVADQIDVAELRPVADAASLRLLGVTDLHTAMERLDTQVQCDTLLLFCPVMTPLLERLLVQVETQAIQTGMAVILVAGWDTVDLAFACLRGPATQLLCAPDRTELAAALVAAGERRPAPGQVHEVDRESARLQQLSEEVSRLARTLDALTQRAHAATPSFDLGTRISDRPSDYIGMPALVPMGAEPTRADSAPISAAQVRDLLRARRIRADFLPGELFADPAWDMLLDLLAARLEQERVSVSSLCIAAAVPPTTALRWIHTLTDKGLVERQADPHDGRRIFIALAHDAAEAMVRWFGASRRLISL, encoded by the coding sequence ATGATGGACGATTTTTCCTACAGCCTGCCTGCCGAAACCAGCCAGCAACCGATCGGCACGCGCGACGACCGCGCCAGCCTGCTGGTCGTGGCGGATCAGATCGACGTGGCGGAATTGCGCCCGGTGGCCGATGCGGCCAGCCTGCGCCTGCTGGGCGTGACTGACCTGCACACGGCGATGGAGCGGCTGGATACGCAGGTTCAATGCGACACGCTGCTGCTATTCTGCCCCGTCATGACGCCCCTGCTCGAACGGTTGCTGGTGCAGGTGGAAACGCAGGCGATCCAGACCGGCATGGCCGTCATTCTGGTTGCGGGATGGGACACGGTGGACCTGGCCTTTGCCTGCCTGCGCGGTCCGGCCACCCAATTGCTCTGCGCGCCCGACCGGACCGAACTGGCCGCCGCGCTGGTGGCGGCGGGCGAACGCCGCCCCGCCCCCGGCCAGGTCCATGAAGTCGATCGTGAAAGCGCCCGGCTCCAGCAGTTGAGCGAGGAAGTCAGCCGCCTCGCCCGCACGCTCGACGCCCTGACTCAGCGCGCACACGCCGCCACGCCCAGCTTCGATCTTGGCACCCGCATATCCGACCGGCCCAGCGACTATATCGGGATGCCCGCCTTGGTCCCGATGGGTGCTGAACCCACCCGTGCGGACAGCGCACCGATCAGCGCGGCGCAGGTACGCGACCTGCTGCGCGCCCGCCGCATCCGTGCCGATTTCCTGCCCGGCGAGCTGTTTGCCGATCCCGCCTGGGACATGCTGCTCGACCTGCTGGCCGCCCGGCTGGAACAGGAACGGGTGTCCGTCTCCAGCCTCTGCATCGCCGCTGCCGTGCCGCCCACCACCGCCCTGCGCTGGATTCATACACTGACGGACAAGGGGCTGGTCGAACGGCAGGCCGACCCGCATGACGGCCGCCGCATCTTCATCGCGCTGGCCCATGACGCGGCAGAAGCCATGGTCCGCTGGTTCGGGGCCAGCCGTCGCTTGATCAGTCTATGA